The genomic segment CGTTTAAACTGAAAATTTATCTTTTACTTTCATTGAACTTCTTTAGCCGTTAACCATATTTTAAATCCGAAtctgaatttgaatattatttcactcattttttattacaaacgtataatatctatgtataagTGTGTATCAATCAATTTAAATGAAACGaatgcgtacctatattattatggtacgcATAAAAccggtttaataattaatataaaagcatataatatgtattttttaatttatcaatgtagtgaaataatatagttcaaaaaaataggtcaaattaatataacattaatccaaataatatgatagttttaCTATGAAATTATGATATCTATTAANNNNNNNNNNNNNNNNNNNNNNNNNNNNNNNNNNNNNNNNNNNNNNNNNNGGAAAAGTAACGTATTTATGAATACTTCCCAAGTCGTCACACAAGATTTTAAAAAGTCTAGATTTCAGAGGACGTGACTTGATGAAGTTGACTATTTTTATGGCTTCATCCAATACGTTTTTTAGACAAAGaggaatatttttcattgcTAGAGCATGTCTATGAAGTATGCAATGACTACTAGTAGTTTCATTTGATTTCTCCTTTATTTTAGCGATTGCTCCAGCTGTTGCACCTGTCATGGCCCTAGCACCATCAGTACACACATCGATACAGTTTGTCCATGGAATCTGATTTTCTGTTAAGAAATCATCCAATAAACCGAAAATTTGAACCCCTGTCGTATTAGATAGAAGTggcttacaaaataaatatcttcTTCAAAAGAGTTCATGTTTACGTAACGAACGAACACCAATAGTACAGCAAGACCAGCAATATCGGTTGATTCGTCCATTTGTAGTGCGaattttgtgtatttaataCGAGAGACAAGTGTTTCTGATACGTTGCAAGCCAAATCTTTAATTCGCCGTGCAACAGTATTATTTGACAAAGGAATTATGGATAAATGTTTGGCAGATTTGTCATCAAGCATACAAGTTACTATATCAATAACACATGGTTTTATGAGGGTCTCCGCAATGGTATGAGCTTCGCCTTTGTACCGGGTAcaacattataacatatattattatgtgcgtgcAGTGCGAGGAagtcagacaaaaaaaaaacggacattttcagtctccaatttttttagttttttttcaattttgaatgtttgttgggtaaaaaagcttgaaaatttaatacaagactattaatatattgttataacggcctttgaaaaatataccttattcaaatttcaaacattaaaaactgcgttaactataaaatatagcaaacattaccataactaataactatgtttatataggcataataattaaatactaattaatcattataggtatagttaagtgtactatttatttatttcacaaaCTCACAACATAAATCTTAGGtacgtgaaaataaaatcataatacatgtAGACCACAATAACATTTGGGTTTAATTATTAACGtaggtatttacatattacgttgggttgaaaaataatatacctatatttagacCAGggacaataatacattaatttacataaacaaaaatagatgtttagtattatattaaattatattttaataaaatattgattttaaaacatatcgtaattattatactaaataattaaaacccgtgtattatataaatacaaaaacctTTAACATTCAGCTACCTAcccatagtattattttatttatataaggtaAAACTGTGtctaaactattaattaaatgcCTATTTATGTGCAAgaaactattacattttataggtatatacgtacTTCCTATCTTAATCACAGATTACcacctatacaaattaataatattactgtcattgcaataaataattatacaaattcacCCATGAATGTTTGaacttaaaaaactatttatacaaacatttgcGGATTAATAACACgtatggaataataaaaaatgtacaacttaataactataatttgtcaaagtaggtatattttaaaaaaaacatttaaggtaatgatattagaatattttacgTCGCatgttttatcataatttctgttgttttaaaattacagataTAACTCAGATTCTTTTAAgtactgttaaaaaaataattcacaatccaaaattattttaaagaatatacctaagtattagttacctaattataaattacatgttgtaaaatgtaaacaGGTACCTAGATAAAAAAAGCCTAggatcatataaatatttaacattaaataaaataaacatttcgaTGTCAAATGCACATATAAGTGATAACAactaatcaattttaaatgtggTCAAgtgattaaagaaaaatatccaAAGGAAATATATACGAAAAAAGAACATAGATtactaaatcatattttattaccatcCAAGCACAAAATTCGaatcatacaataaataaattgtaaatgaaacttttatattacattttagatttttgaaGCAATGAATGTATGGATTTagcaatgatgtgttttttattatttttttttgtgtctgttatcaccttttGTGACATgaaaaatgcttaaattatCTTTGACAAAAGCGCCCTTTTAAAAAGtgtcgtgaaaaacaaaataaaaattaagaaaaaacgaatAGATTTTCAGAACTATATCTTCAATCGTTGATTCACTACAAAGATGTAAAGCTGAAAAACATAAGAAAATGcccaataaaatttgttttaattttttttaatgttctgtAATGAATTAACGATTGAAGATAAAGTTCTGAAAATCTTCACTGCACTTCTCCTAACCAATGTGAATCTAACATGATCCCAAACAACAAAATCCTCTCTCTGGTTTAGGAGATCAATCTccaggggtggataggtagtatttatgttacagggaaatatttgaaggggcccccaaactgaaaaaaaatttgttcactTCGCTCGCATagatattcaatctaacacctttacctataaataaaatgttttgtgcgaaaatgtatttttagtttggtgAGGGGCTGGAGAAACGGCATATTATGacgaaataaaatgaataataataataataataataataatggtataataaaagtaagtataatacagatttattattataattattatttatttaatataaaaattttaattcttaacttgttttgctattattatattgtttaaaataacagtaagtaataataatttatataaatttaaactattcctatttggtgaatattttattctgcgaAAAAACAAAGTGTAGAccccaacataaacatagatgggggcccacagggaaaatccTTTGATTTGGATCCTATCCTTGGATAGGCCATCCACCCCTGTCAATCTCATTAtacgaaaatgaaaatgatatttTGTGGGGCTATTGTCACTGACATTTTtctgaattaaaattgttataccgCTTGGGTGTGATATCAGATAATacattaattctaaaaattaaaaatcaaaacagttTACATGCCAACCCCTGACTTTGGAagcgtattatacatatataatataggcaccttTTCTGtgtaatatatagctatatatacaaTCAAAATCTCAACATAACTTGAAAAAGAAAAGTATTACCACAGAAAGTTGTGTGGGTCATTAGGTCataatttaaaagcaataatgagttattattgtttaaaaaaaaaaaaaatttcaagcagagcttagtttaaatattataattaaatcttttaatatttaaaaaaaaaataaaataatttatcgtttaATTCAAATCTAAGCCATCCATTACAACGAAATACTCATTGACAATTGTCACTTGACAGTCAAAATTTTCACGAAATGGATATCCATAtccaatataggtactttgatCATATAGTCTAAATCGTTTTTACATTCATGAAATGGACAAAAAATTTATCTGTTTCGTGAAATGGACACTAATATTTTACACtaagtgtattttaattataatttacactacATGGATTTACGCTTACCTACTTGCTTAAGTTTTTGTCAAATATTGTTAtcggaaaattcaaaattttgtaattttaaataaaataatataggcacaATGTAAACGTTATATTGTACAAAACAATTTCACACATAGGTAAACATTCAATGTAGttgatgattattaatatttataatatgcatattattgctgtaggttctattatattattagtatattatgatcaGAAATGTAGGTAATCACTAATCGGAGTACTCTGActagttattttgtattttgtagagGCGATTTAGGCCTTGTCTactacaaaataacaattttatttcttaaatctacaataggtacacattgtttttttgctGAACAGTCACACAGTGTATAAATGTATGGCTCATTTCGAaggttattttgtttcattcgGACTTTTATGAATTCTGTCAACATAGAGCCGCAATTAGTGAGGATACTGAGGTTCTATATCCTGTACCTActctttatataattaaatcaactcaaatataattatttaaaagttaggtacacaatgatattttccGATGACAATTTCATGAAAAGTTACCCATAATATAGATTTAGGtagtgtaaatttaaaaaaaaaattacattaagtGTAAAATAATGGTTTACATTTCACGAATTGGATAAGATTTGTATCCATTacttacatgaaaaaaaaacatgtgacAATGATCGAAGTCTATGAGATAAATATCCATTTCATAAAAAGTTCAATTAGGTATACACTAACTATACGTGTATAAGACATAGctagtaggtatgtaaatacataatattttatatctcagctacgttcattataatatatttatatagtttttattatacttaaagtaATAACAActtgttgaaattattaaatcattttaaactaaaaaaggtattttaatttaaatctataggtagagtaatactattaaatttacattatgtCACATgtcgtatgtacctataataattaatcatactgTGATGATATAACTGATATTATTTCTTTCAGTCgtcaattataaaacaatttgtattcaATGCGGCCTATATATTGTACTCATATTATCAAAGATTGACGAACAGGACTGCATCAAGTATTGGTCACTGGGATCTTGTAGGTTTTAATATgggtttataggtacctacggtaTAACTGAGAGAATATAGTTTgagtaattttcatttttattttatagtaggtagctacgagtaaacaattttaataatctgaacaaatatttaaaatgtatataataatatgttggtatacttctataaaagttgataaaacaattattatgaaatcataTTCACTAGAGATGATGgtctaatttaatatacataatatatatatactcacctactataatatattataatcgattaaataaattctatacaatatagatatcacttgaaaaataaatatatacatattataatataaaatataatttttacataattacatatataatataggcaccttTTCTGtgtaatatatagctatataatcaTGTAAATATGTCTTACaacctattataggttataaatattatgatatcgagAATTAATAAATGCCGGTGAAATGATTTAGCGGTGTTCGTGCGGTGTTGTAGACGGCTCTTCaacctatattttgaaatatgactTGTATTACATTGACGTTTAAACTGAAAATTTATCTTTTACTTTCATTGAACTTCTTTAGCCGTTAACCATATTTTAAATCCGAAtctgaatttgaatattatttcactcattttttattacaaacgtataatatctatgtataagTGTGTATCAATCAATTTAAATGAAACGaatgcgtacctatattattatggtacgcATAAAAccggtttaataattaatataaaagcatataatatgtattttttaatttatcaatgtagtgaaataatatagtttcaaaaaaataggtcaaattaatataacattaatccaaataatatgatagttttaCTATGAAATTATGATATCTATTAACCACTGGAGtgctaaattttattatttttactatagaatagataaggtagaaaaaaatgtaacaataaattatttgttcaatgaatataatatatatttcaaatggaaaaatgcaagcgcaagcaaataaataaataattaataataataataataataataaattaattaacaaacaaactggtttccttcgtctccaaaatcaaatttgattcttatatatatcaatatcaatgAATCAAACTTGCTCAACGTTAAACCTAAATGGTCAAATATCATTCACTCGATGCGACATCACAATAATACAgacaaatacaaatcattaataaGGAGGAGAACTGGatacagtttaaaacaaaaattaatttagaaatctAGATGAGAATAAGTTGCATTTTGTGATAAGCTAAGCTCGTGACATCTgcctttgattttatataatgcaccacataatattatagtcatattttataagtctaatcgtaattaataacgataaaattttAGCGGTTATGCAGTAGACCGAATTGTTCTTCAGAGGTTTCCGTGTGAGTGCATGTGATGAAATTCCTATGCCGATTGCGTGAACTTTGTAGCAGTTTACGaaccataataacaatatgtaggtaatgATGCGCGTAAatgtaatgatatataataatatgatgtgatGGTTGAGTTAACAACATTCATATAATACACATGAATATATCacatgaacaattattattatcattagtggTGACCAGGGTGACCTGCAGACGGTCCAAACGCCAGACGGTCTCGTGAAATGTGCAGGGGCTcttacacaatataaattataaagtcgTTACTCGTAATAACACTGATGGATAGAATGTGGTCAAATAGTTGCTGGTCAATGTATTGGTTGAtgcaggtatatataatattataataccacggATCTATCGACCATAttaacaaggctgggcattaacgagttaaaaagttaaagttaattttatattaactttttaacttaactagttaattttggcttttcattaacttaactgttaacttactaaatttcttttttaactaacgtgaaattaacgagttaatttttcatttcaagaagtaagttaagttaatttatattgtttttaattttatcatatttcactacttcagtatatttcattttcatgtcaaaaaatatttaccgtatcttgtttaaagtaaaaaatgtatataattcgaatttaactaatatggaaacactgtataaaatataaacactataatctataatttagttttgagttggaaaaaaattaagtacgttagcgttgtataaacaaattaacttttttttaacttaataaaaagttaacaaaaagtgtgtattaacttttaacttaactgagttaacctatagttaaattaacttttaacttataactttttattattggtgcatattaacttaactaagttaaaaaaaaatcattaacttgcccagccttgcatattaatacaatacctacaggataataataataataataataataataatattttatttcgcaaATAAGAATACAATACATTTGGAAAACAAGACAATAGACAGTATGCAACACTCCCTGTAAGCATAGCTTGTATCGGGAGAGCAGAGTCcagattaaattttaagtatatttacatgttattatGCCAAAAATGTCAGaaagaataaacaaaatacaagatttctttaaataatatcgacaatttcatgaaaatttacccataatatagatttaggtagtgtaaatctaaaaaaaaaaattacactaagTGTAAAATAATGGTTTACATTTCACGAATTGGATAAGATTTGTAtccattacatttattttattttcattaattttaattcaaattatgatgTTAGTACTTGTATATATGATTGAAGTGTATGATATAGGTGTGAGTAtatcaatgaaatatatattacctttaTATTCACTGCCTGCAGTCTGTCCCACAAATAATCACAAATGACGCTTTTCTCAAACCTtgagactatattattaaatagcttAGAATTTAGATCTACATCAATGTAGATTGTGggcaaataatattcattttcccATGAACTATGtcatatatctatatagatacACGTATATCTAGAATGATTTTTAAGACcacaatattgaaaatctataattcactaataaataacttttagaatgttcaaacacaatatatatttaccttttataatatattaaatattgatacacGATCGAAAACgttgacctataatattattataaatcaaaataataaaaatgacgaTAAGAGTCCCACGGGGAACGCCGAATTTAGatacttataatgtatatagttgtatattattataatatcatatggtCTGTAGGTATATACCGTCCAAACGTCCACTAGTGTTGAATTAACTTTATTAACTGAATTTCTACGACACTTTGAATATGTAAATGAACAACTGCAGAATTTAAATTGGCCTCCAACACTATCAATTTTTCCACCAGCGAATTCTTATTTAGTTTACTATACCTAAGTTtactgtacctaataatatacctgTCAGATGCGAACGGTATACAAAACCGtgttataataggtaacaaaaataagcataatatataatatagatcagAACATCGGGacataagaaaatgcaaaacacgattcaatattatactttttacaatGGAAATTTACATTGTCCACAATATCGTTCAGTTGAATTCACGTCAGAGAAGCTGAAAAAATACTTCTCTTCAATTcaactattattatgataggtatagACATCCAAAATAAACGTGTAAAAAATGTTCTTGTAATAATCAAATTTCTAGTTATAACGGAGGTCGGAAACACGCGcatttatttatcaaactttACAATCCCGCATTAACGTTATTTCCAAATATTCTTAGTTGCCTATCTTACAAAAAACACATTAGGTTCCATTCAAAAATTCCTTGCACAGCGTCTGGAACACCTTGCAGTTACCTTAAACtagaaatacaacaaaaaaaaaaataaatattaaaatgcatacatTTACATATTCTATAAATTGAGCAAATATCGGTAATCTAACAACAATCCTTTCCAAAAAATGTCACTGCTGGATGACTTATTTTGTCTGTCGACTATGTTTTGTATTCTCTGTTCAGAAATAggcttattgtttatttgttatagatTGTATACAGGTATTATAAGTGTGCACATTATTTGTCGATTAtctgttatgtatattataaagacagtataatataatataatttattatattcttaataaatgttaaaaatgatgtatgtacctagtattattcattgaacTTACAATAATTCTCAACCGTAGAATAACCatcattagtattataatttttaaatatatgcacaAGTGCATAAAGACGTTAACTTACATCAGCTTAGTTTTAATACACTTCAAAAGATAAAACTAATGCTAATTTTCGATGAACAGATTTAAAATCTAAGACAAACaagtatatttatgaatttaaaaaaaaaaacaaaaataagtattttttcgaatgttactaatttactatataagTTAGTTAGCTGATATTGTTAAGTacctaatgttttaaaattaaaatacaactaatttaattcttaatttttatattgaaagtcaataaaatgaaacaattcaattaatataaataattacgcgTCTtagaaacttttaaataatttacgatatttaaaggaataattaggtacattgttattttaatcatttaaaaacgtCCCGAGtaataaaaagattttattattacctagctGTATTAGTTAATCACTCGCTTCACTTTGAAGATTTGCACACCACAATGTTGTAGATAATGCATACTCATCTAAAATaggtgtacctaatatttttttgaaaatttgaaaatataaatattgaaatttcaataataatctataactgtatttttttttccggtgcttttgaaaacttttgtgagttttaaatgttgacctccccaatgctccaactagattcactttcctatcgaacaagatactgaagttgaaaatctaagcattttttcgactacttatcgtgtaggtacacagacacaaataaaaaaaaatataaaacacatcattgtaaaattaaaacatttttagtttttatgtatgTCTCGAAAACACAGCAAAGAACTGAAAGAActgaataggtacctagttataaattgtatttaaattgcatttaaattgcatttaaattattattcatattgaatTTGAACTTTTTAAACCGATTTAGACAACTGAACAAATTTTTTGGATCCTCCATTAGACCTATGGCCATTCTTTAAAAATACAAGTCAAAATACACACAtcacttattataaaaaatattacttaactctttactgtttaaaattcaaaattacacatttttttttttgtcatacgttCACATAATTAGTATAGTTTCCCGaataaagtattcagaatacttttcccaataatatactgatttacttttcaacaatattttattcctatagtaaaaaaatactttttatttacaataattattattttcattatttatctggaaatatttacaaaagtaTACGCATTTTAATTCAAGTATCaacaacttaaattatattatatttagaattattaaattatatatgttggTGCTAATTTCCAATTTTCCGAGAGaaaagtagatacctatatccAAAAAATTGGATACGAAATACCGGAAACGGTGTCGGTGTGTCAGTCTCTActtttaaggatattttattatttatattataatatactattagggatttttttttatcttgagctataaactataaaccatCCTCAATATTGAAGATTTGAGTATTTTTCTGAGGCCACACATACTTTAAACTAGTAGGTAAGTCGTAAGAACCTAGGCAcaactcagaatttaaaatgatttatgtacGGTATAAATCTGCAGAAATTGCATATATGCAGGGAATCTCTgacattatattaagtaaatagaCAATTTTTGGTACTATATACGTAGTACACTAAATACAAAAAGACAATTATGTTCGGTGTCTTATTACAActtaaacatattgtatacctatattatatcgtttcaaGTCTCGAGTAAAGCAAGGACGCTTttctctattttatttttttaccttctTTTTACTTTCACTATACTctgtttaactattattttagccAAAGAATcgtactttttatattaaaactaaataattataataatgaaattaaaatatacatgaaGTCATTGTGATGATACGTTTCATAATTATACttcttgtataaaatataaaaagaatatggaatacatattcaaattattCTTCATTTACTTACTtgccattattttaaaattatcacctTTCAAACTGTTCTGAACCAACAGATATATTTTCCAGGTATCTAGTCACAGGCCTTACAGTGGGAAAAAATTCTAGGGGACTAAAtcttttatatagatatataatgtcTAATGTCTAATGTATAAACAGTGATTGTGTGCGTGAGCATACTCATTCGTCTCATcccacttttaatttttaaccctGAAACTGTTaatcctaatttgttaaagggTCGATATTTAACCACCGTCAGAGGTAGGAGCTGAATGACGCAGGGGTATGGGACCCTACTATAACCCCTGGATCTAGGACAGTTTGTCGAAAACATTTCATCAAAggataacaatttaaacaacACTTTACGTCAAAGTAAATATCTACTTTTTatcatttgtaaattatataactacttaATTTCAAATGAGATTGCTATTTATTGATACatatatatctatctatatatagacAATTTTTTGTACTACATACGTAGTACACTAAATACAAAAAGACAATTATGTTCGGTATCTTATTACAACttagacatacctatattatatcgttttaagTCTCGAGTAAAGCGAGGacgtttttttctattttatttttttattcacctTCACTATACTCTGTTTAACtacttacctattattacatattatagcaaTGAATAGTGATGTCGGTCACTCAATCACAGACAATAAGTCGAGTGAATGCCAAATCATTTTCaacctaataataaatcatttaatttcatttaCTCCCCTCCCAAAATTAGGTagccatttaaaataattataaattatagtatcatTCTTTTCATATTTGTCGTATTGatagtttatatgtatttttaaatttagaaatatatgactaatgtaataatgtgttgtaaattattgatATGCTTGCAGCAGTTAATGTActcagtgccgtagccagggtGGCTGAGGgggcttcagccccccccccccaaatgttaagaaaataggcgctcaaaaagtcttaaattgtatttaaaatatttaaaaatttactacCTGTATACAGTTACGTGTCCAGGAATTttaaattgggggggggggggaaaccattttttttttaaaaataaataaaagaaagcGGATTagtggaagtcgctctgctgtacagtaggctacaattggatgactgtaaatttaaattcattgataTATTCATGTGTACAcaaaacggttctgagcagagacggtttggcaACCTtggatactgtatattatacttaaattgttgttattaatatataaattataataataatataatattttgaatttttaactattaaataattttagaatctaatggttttacaatgatttttatttatttttttatcctggatacaaattatcttatttcattgaattcaagtttaatacaatccattatacattgacccacttgtaacctactatacagcagagtgacattcacttaccagcattttaaatttaaattttgataaattttgttgaaattaaaactttaaatatttataaaaaaaattatgcatacctatgtattttaaatatttttcaactgctattgtaaaaatatattaaggaccgtgtattatattttcatgctttttgatcaaacaaagaaaaatgtattgtatttaaactggtgtcaattatgaaaataaggCTCGGCTGATCCCTTGTACTTGTTGtgaataattagaatattttgttgGATGGCAAATCGAGTTGATTGTTACAATGTATTGTTGGAAA from the Acyrthosiphon pisum isolate AL4f chromosome X, pea_aphid_22Mar2018_4r6ur, whole genome shotgun sequence genome contains:
- the LOC103308801 gene encoding zinc finger BED domain-containing protein 5-like yields the protein MASEAHTIAETLIKPCVIDIVTCMLDDKSAKHLSIIPLSNNTVARRIKDLACNVSETLVSRIKYTKFALQMDESTDIAGLAVLLVFVRYVNMNSFEEDIYFIPWTNCIDVCTDGARAMTGATAGAIAKIKEKSNETTSSHCILHRHALAMKNIPLCLKNYSKLLTNQLEERQPEEQKLSTFLNDLGKLRQDIMMNTNYLDL